tgattcatgaggtcctaggcaaaggggcctacaaattgcgcaccttagatggccacatcttaccaagaacttggaatgcgcaacaattgcgcaaatgctatatgtaaCCTTTTCGGCCTTGCGCCATTTTTCAGTTTCGCCACGCCGGCTACGAGCCATTGGCAAATATGTATGAAGGCCTAAGGGCCAACTTCTGATTTGAATGAAAACATACGACATGTTCTATTACATTgttttttcgttacaaatgcatgttaaacttctgattagcgcgaaaacactccagcatttTGAGATGGTTCAAAAccacctccaaggtcctccgcaaacaaagcgcgagaccgggtGGCCACCTTATACTTAGATAacgcttccatttattcgagctaatttaacctaaGTTTTTACAGCAATGCAATAATTGCAACAGAAAAAACGAAGACATTTCATTGTCATTAAAACTGCGCAAAAGCGCATCACTTACAATCAAGTCAGAAACAAAGGCACAAACGCCTATCaacaaactaacaacctactCTATTTGTCTTCTTTCttctcaccatcatcatcttcgttCCCTTCACCATCGTCGCCATCGTCATCACCTCCGCCATCATCACCAGCTGCTTCCTCATCAGATGATTCAACAGTAATCGGTGGATCAAGGATCGCCTTGAGGCGCTGACACCAATCATCCTTTTTTAAGGCACTAACAACCAAGTCCATGATGGGCAAGGAGAGGTTGTCATATGAGTTCTCAGCACTGGCCAGCGCAGCATCAGCTTGTTCCGTCACTGAGCAATGACTTGTATCGAATTCTTGTCCCAGCATTCGCTCAACGTGATCAGCACACTCCAGGTAACCTCCTCGATGACCAACTGCACGCGCCGCATCCGTAAGAGCAGCAACAGCGCGATCTAGCTCGCCGGCGTTCAggatggagttggcaaccttcaTCAAAAGAGGAGCATTAAGAATAAACTCTTCAAcatgttaaaagaaaaaggtaagGCAAAAGGGACTTACCAGCACTATTCCCCGAGTGCGCATCCATTCTGCTTCAGAAACAAGCGTGTCCACAATGCCTTGGGCCTCAGAATAATTTGTCTGAGCCACGTTAAGCGCCGCAGTGCTGACAGCACGCGCCTCCTCGGCATCGGTGGCCTTGACCTTCTCAGCCTCAAGGTCAATCTCCAAAGACTCGCATCTGTCGATTTGCTCATTCAAGCGACGCTTGAGTTCCGCTATCTCAACGTCCTTGGCATGGAGATCCTTGTCCTTGTTAGACAATTGCACCTTGGCTTCAGTCAGCTCAACCTAAAAATTGACAAACACCTTGAGAATTGACTTAGAGAAATCTCGTAAACAAAAAGGAAGAGCGGGAATCAGTAgaactaacctccatctgctgcttggcagtTTTTTCACCCTGCGCTTCCTCCACCTTTGAGGTCAAGTCCGCAACTGTAGCCTCAAGACCAACGATCTTCTGGCGAAGAGCATAAGTACGCTCGTTGTCTTGAGCGCATATACGCttgaactcggccttctccttggccagttgctctTCCACATTATGAAGTTTCTTTTGCAGGCCCTCGCGACCCCACTCTTCAGCTTTCCTatcagcctcaaacttggctcTCTCCTCATCAAATGTGGCCTTAGCCTTCTCAAATTCACCAACACGTTTTAGCACACGTTCTCGGTAAGCCTCCCAGTCGGCGCGCTCTCTGACCATTGTTCGCCATTCACGAACTATCTGATGGTTAGCAGATCGAGCGTTAGCCTCGGCAAGAATGTAAGTGCGATACAACATTTCATGCGGCTTCGCCTTTTGACGGTTAACTTCGCCAGGAGTGAATTGGTTCAAGTACCAATCGCGAGAAGGACCAAATTCAACAAATGTATCCTTCTGCCTTAAGCTCCAAGGGGCTTGATGAGGAGCATCACCACGTTCCTCTTCAGTATAAGTTTTATAATATATGTCCCCGACGGTATCCTTCGCACCTATCACATTGGGGTTATAGCCCCCAGCTCCTCCAGAGCTTGCACCACTAGACACATAGCGCCCTAACCCCTTAGAGGTAACAATCGGCGCAGCAGGGGGAGGTTTTGGGACACCAGACTGCCCTTGAACAGAAGACTGATCGGCAGCTCTTTCTTTCCTCGCCTCTTCCGCCTTCCTCTGCCTATCCGCCTCCTCCCTCAGCTTTCTCTCCTCTTCCGCTTTCCTCTTCCTCTCCGCCTCCAGCTttctctcctcctcctccttcctctttttctcttcctcttctttgcGCTTTCGCTCTTCAGCGTTCTTCTGCGCAGCAATCCTACTCTCTTCTTTCCTCCGATCCTCTTCTGCCTTTCGCTGCGCTTCAGCAGTTTTCGCAGCATCACGCGCAGCAGAATCGGAAGGTTCAGTGGCAACCTTAGGTCTTTTCGTGCTGGGTTCAACAAACTTAACCCCcttttcaggggtcttcttcttgatctctaCAAAAATAAAGCAAACGCACTTGAGCAAAAGgaggttaaattataaagaaggGAGATAAGAGCATACCAGGAGAAAACTGGTATAACGAGCGCAACTTGCTTTTCTTCCcaacaacgggaataacaactGAAACAGGCGCAGAGGCCATACCAGTTGTCGCCTCGCTTCTACCCCTCTTTCTTCCAATCAACGGGGCagtctcttcttcctcttcttcttcatcctcaGGTTGAGATGGAGTTGCGTCAGCATCcgggttacgagaacccgcgctcccagagcCCTTTGACCCACCAGCGCCAGTCTTTCCCATAGCTGCATATGATAAACCTTCATAAGAGTCACTGATTATCACGTAATCGTCTAAGTCACGTTGCCGGAGGCGAAGCGTACCTTTGACAGCAGCAGTAGTTGCGCGACTGGCGCCAGGACCCTTGCTGGTCACTTCAACATCcgccttctttttcttcttcgaaggtttcttcttcttctcctctgggTCAACCCCCAgatcgcgcaacacacctgcaaagattttaGGCAACGAACTTAACTCGCCATTCGAAGACCCTactgactcctcgctggaaagatagaaagtctctttcccagcagaagtcacagagcgcaaCGGACGAGGTTTAGGATATTGCGCACCTTCAGTTGCATCCGGCGGCGAGGCGAAGACGTCAGCAGGAGGAAACATGAAGTTCCCTTTTATCTGGTCATACCAGCCTTCCTCATCATCGCGCAGAGGGCGAACGCCCATGGAGCCACCAAAGGCTGGGAAGGCAGCCTGATAGAGTTGCGTCTCTACACAACAAAAACAAAGTATAAGAAACCAGTTAAGTGAATGTACTCGGAAGCAAAACAAAAAGGGGGAAAGTATCTAACCTTGATCCCCGATCTTCAAGACCGGGAGTTCCCTGCTACtaggtgaccactggtcactcatcttgGCAGCAACCAGAACATTCTCCCCAAATACCCGGTTAGGGGTTGCGGTAAGCTGCTGATACCACTGAGCAGACTTCGGTATAGGAAGGTCCTCCTTTGGTATAACCTCGGTCCATTCCCTAAACGGCATAGCTATTGGCAAGACTTCCTCCCGGATGAAGAAGAACTTGGGTTTCCAGTCGTGGAAACTCTTGGGAGGATTCAACAAAATCTTCTTAGCCGTACCACGGCTAGcaaaagaaaagaaccccattgTTCTTTGCAGTTGATAGAAGACACGAAACTTATTCACCGTCGGCTCAATGCCGTGAGATTGACACAAGAACTCAAAGTGCCTCACCCTCACCATCCCAGGTGGGCTTAACTGTGAGATATGAAACTTGTAGTAGGACAATATGCTACCAAAGAAGTTAGTCGCCGGCAGCCGGAAGTTTCCTTGAAGGAAGAAGTCTTCGAACAAAGTAATGTAACCGGGTGGGGCATCAGCCGCGGTCTGACCCTGAGCAGGGTAccgggcatcccactccggtggaaaCCTAAAACTTCGAACGATCTGTTCGAATAAACCTAAGTCCCATCTCAGGACTGGGACTGGCCCCTCCTCACTAACAGGAGCTTCTTGATGTTCTTCACTCATATTTCAAGAAAAAGCTGGAAAAAActtgaagaaagtttgaagatttgaagaaagtttgaagaagatgaagaacaaTATGAAGACTCAAAGAGAAAAAGGGAGAAGAAACGAAGAGAAAGTGAATCTCTCACCTttctcttcggatatatatacccatcgcatttaatgcgatgggtaaccgtgccgcaCTCGCCGCAGGGGCAACCAACGAGAGGTTGCCACGTCAAGCGGAAAAGCAGGgacgacggttaccacgcgcgcgtggcatccactctcctgacatgaagtgcaaccgccgcaggcggcatgatgacatccgtgccaggggtcaactcaagCGTCGCTCTCagcgacttatctcaccaacctgtcagaggttcaaatttcgaagtttcccgccataaaacGTGCAAGTAACTTCATGCAGAAGTCACAAGAATCGCGCCAGATATACGTAAACTACTAACACCTCGCGCGATTAAAAGGACAAACAAGATATCACTCGACACCTGCCTAGTACCTGCGCATCGAAAACCACAGTTTCCTACATGCGCCTTACAAGTCAAGACCAAAAGGACAACTTCCCCTTCTCTTATTTTTAtcaagtccagagctccaaccacttgcgttgcgcatggtgcagcactggactggggggacttgaaggggtatggtcccaaaaagtcgcgcaaacctcataacaggttgcacgtgagaccatactccttagcatAACAACTTGATAATAACAGCCTCGCGCAACTTACGTCACATTATGACTTAGCCCCGCGCGAGGAAGAGCACATAATGAAGACAGATAGCAACACTTAGCATGAAAACAATGGTATAAGTGAACACACtagccccgcgcgggttagtcGCCACCAAGCAAAGTCATCTTCATAAGAAGACGCGCTGTTACCTACAGAGGTACACAGGGTACGAGTGGCAGGAAAAAGAGCCAATgaacgtccagcaggctctgttcaatcgtgcgccacgatcttctgacgataagtacacaaggacgcctacacggcaccaatcaagagacggggacaactgtcccacgatctccacttgtctgctgatgacagaagggacaacaaggccgacaacaatgacacgtggctccaatcaaggtgcgccagcaccgacgagcatctagaagccactaagcagtcgaggccagcgaggcaaagagcatattcgttgtccgtttctggcccaaggcccatcagcccacaacctcttacaccactctggctataaatagagaactCCATCCCTCAGGTTATTCATTCTATTCTCTCGGCTCTCACTCTTtactacttaattactctcaaagcaatcgcttattctcacgccggagcccggttaagagggaaacccccacattcccctcttaacgagtaacggtgttctgttttgcaggttgagtaaccagtcggagctcaaatacctaaaagaagattaacctccatgaaaggaacataaacccaTCTAATTAATACCTTAATTAGATCTCTGTTTCTTcacagtgagacccccggctcgatagtagttttgcatcaagccttggacataaggcacataacactcaacaattgagACAACTGCCGATTAGTGCGTGTACCCtctgtctttcggctatcaacgccaccacatgatgcatgattaaccagccccctcttttaatgttattttcacgaaattagtaaaataacattaaaattagtgcacttcaCTTTTAGCCCTCCCACCCCCACCccagcgcccacacatatatacattatatgcgcataccgcaagcgggcgTATTTTTGTTAGTTTTTGGAGCAAGATTGAAAAGTGGAAACAAAATGCTTGCTTAACTTGTTATTTGCCTCTTTATAACAATGAATGGTGTTTAACATTCGTGTTTCATTATTCAGGTATAATGCAATGATCTATGATGCACTATCAACCCTCAAGGATCCAAATGGATCAAGTACTAGTGCAATCGTTTGTTTCATTGAGGTAATCATTAATTCAATCAATATATGATTCTTGAAAATCATGCTGATAGCATTAATGGTTTACAATATCCGTAAGTGATTCTATTATTATATATGTGATATGCAGAAAAGGCATGAGGTACCCCCAAATTTTAGGAGGTTATTAACTGCAAGGTTACGAAGGCTTGTTGCACAAGAGAAACTTGAAAAGGTGATTTTTTTGTATGTTTGCCTAAAACCATTGTGTATGACTCGTTTAATTGttaaaagagtaaaatgtcatcttcgtccctgaggtttggctacttttgcgactttcatccaaaggtttgtttttcagcatctggatccaaaaggttttgaagtcttgccattttcatccgacttGGTAACTCCGTCCATTTATTAACGTTAAGTCatgggtattttcgtcttttagATGCTTTTTGTGATGATAAAAGGGTTTGGGTGGGGAGAAAGTCAACAGAGGTGGCTCTTTATATCTTATAGTgtttttattttagtaaaaaaaatgtctaaaaagacggaaatgcccctcatttaacagagaaaaatggatggagttaacaagttggatgaaaatggcaaaatttcaaatcttttgg
The sequence above is drawn from the Helianthus annuus cultivar XRQ/B chromosome 12, HanXRQr2.0-SUNRISE, whole genome shotgun sequence genome and encodes:
- the LOC118484910 gene encoding uncharacterized protein LOC118484910 codes for the protein MSEEHQEAPVSEEGPVPVLRWDLGLFEQIVRSFRFPPEWDARYPAQGQTAADAPPGYITLFEDFFLQGNFRLPATNFFGSILSYYKFHISQLSPPGMVRVRHFEFLCQSHGIEPTVNKFRVFYQLQRTMGFFSFASRGTAKKILLNPPKSFHDWKPKFFFIREEVLPIAMPFREWTEVIPKEDLPIPKSAQWYQQLTATPNRVFGENVLVAAKMSDQWSPSSRELPVLKIGDQETQLYQAAFPAFGGSMGVRPLRDDEEGWYDQIKGNFMFPPADVFASPPDATEGVLRDLGVDPEEKKKKPSKKKKKADVEVTSKGPGASRATTAAVKAMGKTGAGGSKGSGSAGSRNPDADATPSQPEDEEEEEEETAPLIGRKRGRSEATTGMASAPVSVVIPVVGKKSKLRSLYQFSPEIKKKTPEKGVKFVEPSTKRPKVATEPSDSAARDAAKTAEAQRKAEEDRRKEESRIAAQKNAEERKRKEEEEKKRKEEEERKLEAERKRKAEEERKLREEADRQRKAEEARKERAADQSSVQGQSGVPKPPPAAPIVTSKGLGRYVSSGASSGGAGGYNPNVIGAKDTVGDIYYKTYTEEERGDAPHQAPWSLRQKDTFVEFGPSRDWYLNQFTPGEVNRQKAKPHEMLYRTYILAEANARSANHQIVREWRTMVRERADWEAYRERVLKRVGEFEKAKATFDEERAKFEADRKAEEWGREGLQKKLHNVEEQLAKEKAEFKRICAQDNERTYALRQKIVGLEATVADLTSKVEEAQGEKTAKQQMEVELTEAKVQLSNKDKDLHAKDVEIAELKRRLNEQIDRCESLEIDLEAEKVKATDAEEARAVSTAALNVAQTNYSEAQGIVDTLVSEAEWMRTRGIVLVANSILNAGELDRAVAALTDAARAVGHRGGYLECADHVERMLGQEFDTSHCSVTEQADAALASAENSYDNLSLPIMDLVVSALKKDDWCQRLKAILDPPITVESSDEEAAGDDGGGDDDGDDGEGNEDDDGEKKEDK